A window of Selenomonadales bacterium contains these coding sequences:
- a CDS encoding monomeric [FeFe] hydrogenase gives MSKRNSETTGIKRQLYTALADMTWRGRLIDEINDYPDTLTTELLTRYRCCEYKEKAVLTNRLRVAMGLAPEDVPRHATLADMAKLALGKTPKPKLCGLEMMAVACDRCPFEKYIVTDVCRNCIAHHCRVVCPKDAITIVNHRAYIDRNRCVECGLCERSCPFRAIIQVTRPCEQACVPKAITRDSNNVAHIDCEKCVGCAACIPACPFGSVADYTNIVQIVNALKERQAPVVALVAPSFVGQFGAKASPAALRMALLELGFAAVYEVAEAARCVAVEEAAEIKHRMAEGKQLTLSSCCPSFVATVRTQFPELEGCISATPSPMAYQAARIKAEEPRALTVFIGPCISKKSEAALSPSVDAVLTFEELGCIFVARGINIATLGGQGDLGEGEALGRGFAKAGGLTRAVVSSLGADAIETQLADGLDQVMQVLATAQKGELKANFVEGMACLGGCIGGHGALINRQVAEKLLERYCK, from the coding sequence GTGTCAAAGCGAAACTCTGAGACGACCGGCATCAAACGCCAGCTGTATACCGCTTTAGCCGATATGACATGGCGCGGACGACTTATCGACGAGATTAACGACTATCCCGACACACTCACCACCGAGCTGCTAACACGTTATCGCTGTTGTGAGTATAAAGAAAAGGCCGTGCTTACGAACCGTTTGCGCGTTGCGATGGGGTTAGCTCCCGAGGATGTTCCGCGCCATGCTACCCTTGCAGATATGGCTAAACTTGCGCTTGGCAAAACACCCAAGCCAAAGCTGTGCGGGCTTGAGATGATGGCGGTTGCGTGCGACCGCTGCCCCTTTGAAAAGTATATTGTCACTGATGTGTGTCGCAACTGCATTGCACATCACTGCCGCGTAGTGTGTCCTAAAGACGCTATCACCATAGTTAACCACCGCGCTTACATCGACCGCAACCGTTGCGTGGAATGCGGATTGTGCGAACGCAGCTGCCCGTTTCGAGCGATTATTCAGGTGACGCGCCCCTGTGAACAAGCGTGTGTGCCTAAAGCTATCACGCGAGATAGCAACAATGTAGCCCATATTGACTGCGAAAAGTGCGTGGGCTGCGCTGCCTGTATCCCGGCTTGCCCATTTGGCTCTGTGGCCGATTACACAAATATAGTGCAGATAGTAAATGCCCTCAAGGAACGCCAGGCGCCAGTCGTAGCCTTAGTCGCACCATCTTTCGTGGGGCAATTTGGAGCAAAGGCCTCGCCGGCAGCGCTGCGCATGGCCCTACTGGAGTTAGGGTTTGCCGCCGTCTACGAAGTGGCGGAGGCCGCGCGTTGCGTCGCTGTCGAAGAAGCAGCGGAAATTAAACATCGCATGGCGGAAGGGAAACAATTGACACTTTCATCCTGTTGTCCTAGCTTTGTAGCCACCGTAAGAACGCAGTTTCCCGAACTGGAAGGTTGTATCTCGGCGACCCCATCCCCCATGGCGTATCAGGCGGCGCGAATCAAAGCAGAGGAGCCTAGAGCGCTTACGGTCTTTATCGGACCGTGCATTTCTAAGAAATCTGAAGCGGCGCTGTCACCTAGCGTGGATGCGGTATTGACATTCGAAGAGCTCGGCTGCATCTTTGTAGCGCGCGGCATTAACATTGCCACTCTGGGTGGGCAAGGTGACTTGGGTGAGGGGGAAGCCCTCGGACGAGGTTTTGCCAAGGCAGGGGGGTTGACGAGGGCTGTAGTGTCGTCACTCGGTGCGGACGCCATCGAAACTCAGTTAGCTGACGGGCTAGATCAAGTCATGCAAGTCCTCGCTACCGCACAAAAGGGCGAGCTTAAAGCCAATTTTGTCGAAGGGATGGCTTGCTTAGGAGGCTGCATAGGTGGCCACGGCGCACTAATTAATCGACAAGTGGCGGAAAAGCTGTTGGAGCGCTACTGCAAGTAA
- a CDS encoding EAL and GGDEF domain-containing protein — MDFELWYILGLNSVVLDPHAVSPATFPKVEAEKSAELEVVEAVEQPLDEELREILRCESVSIVYQPIVSLASAEPLGYEALTRGPHGSRLATPDALFTQAEESGSLSALERICRAKAVSHLGSISAHQKLFINVHARTVCDSGFVGGETLALLRRQGLEPTQVVFELTERHYVANYQAFQATLRHYREQGYQIAVDDVGAGHSGLLTLAEIKPDYIKIDMSLVRGLDHDLARQAVIRALCTVAKNINAKVVAEGIETEAELTTLISLGVDYGQGYFIAKPQNPKPFASRESIFAINRHQYGHLLGSRFTTLGDLAATGITADETMVVEYAKRVLTETKDPLASMTILRNGVPVGLVMRHYLDRILSAKFGVPLFSRHPVCEIMDGAPLLLDCDIPLDQALEAALTRSADKLYDDIIVLTKAGHYAGVVPMQRLLNGMARLQIDLAKGANPLTGLPGNVAIEEEIHRRARLGQTCSIIYADLDDFKAYNDSYGFEQGDKMIVLLGRLLIYATKRYGTEGDFIGHIGGDDFVIVTAGAEVDCLAQRIAELFSRAVRQCFTPMDRERGAFLGRTREGIEGPMTLTTVSMAIVDCRTQQDYLELGKTAAQLKKRAKREPGSAIVRDRRVTCSSAPTAFPPLVD; from the coding sequence GCGGAAAAATCCGCGGAGCTAGAGGTAGTAGAAGCTGTCGAACAGCCCCTCGACGAAGAGCTGCGAGAGATTCTGCGCTGTGAAAGCGTAAGCATCGTCTACCAGCCGATTGTCTCCTTAGCTTCGGCAGAGCCGCTTGGCTATGAAGCACTCACGCGCGGCCCGCATGGCTCTCGTCTAGCAACACCTGACGCGTTGTTCACACAAGCCGAGGAGTCGGGGTCGCTCTCTGCTTTGGAGAGAATCTGTCGTGCCAAGGCTGTCAGTCATCTAGGCAGCATATCGGCTCACCAAAAGTTATTTATCAACGTGCACGCTAGGACGGTCTGCGACAGCGGTTTCGTCGGCGGGGAAACTTTGGCATTGCTCCGCCGGCAGGGGCTTGAGCCTACGCAGGTCGTTTTTGAACTTACAGAGCGCCATTACGTGGCGAATTACCAGGCATTCCAGGCCACCTTACGTCACTATCGCGAGCAAGGGTATCAAATTGCTGTAGACGATGTAGGTGCGGGTCACTCGGGCCTACTCACTCTTGCCGAAATCAAGCCTGACTATATAAAAATAGACATGTCACTAGTACGAGGGCTTGACCACGACCTCGCTAGACAAGCCGTCATTCGGGCGCTGTGCACTGTCGCCAAAAACATTAACGCCAAGGTAGTCGCCGAAGGAATCGAGACGGAAGCGGAGCTCACAACCCTGATTAGCCTAGGCGTAGATTATGGACAAGGGTATTTTATCGCCAAGCCACAAAATCCTAAGCCCTTTGCAAGCCGCGAGTCAATTTTTGCTATCAACCGCCATCAGTATGGGCACTTGCTGGGCTCGCGCTTTACGACACTTGGCGACTTGGCCGCAACAGGTATCACCGCAGACGAGACTATGGTCGTGGAGTACGCCAAAAGAGTCCTGACCGAGACCAAAGACCCTCTTGCCAGCATGACTATCTTACGTAACGGCGTGCCGGTTGGTCTGGTTATGCGCCACTACCTCGATCGGATTCTCAGCGCAAAGTTCGGTGTGCCGCTGTTTTCACGCCATCCTGTGTGCGAGATCATGGACGGCGCTCCGCTGCTTCTAGATTGCGACATACCGCTTGACCAAGCGCTAGAGGCTGCACTGACACGTTCCGCGGACAAGCTTTATGACGACATAATCGTCTTGACCAAAGCCGGCCACTACGCCGGAGTAGTGCCCATGCAACGTCTGCTAAACGGCATGGCACGCTTGCAAATCGACCTGGCGAAAGGCGCAAATCCCCTTACCGGACTGCCTGGCAACGTAGCCATTGAAGAAGAAATCCATCGCCGCGCGCGGCTCGGCCAAACCTGTAGTATCATCTACGCCGATTTAGACGACTTTAAAGCATACAACGACAGCTACGGCTTTGAGCAAGGCGACAAAATGATTGTGCTCCTCGGGCGCCTGCTGATATACGCAACCAAGCGCTATGGTACCGAAGGCGACTTTATCGGTCACATCGGCGGCGATGACTTTGTAATCGTCACTGCGGGCGCCGAAGTTGATTGCCTGGCACAGCGCATTGCGGAGCTCTTTTCGCGTGCGGTACGACAGTGTTTTACACCTATGGATCGGGAGCGTGGGGCGTTCCTAGGCCGCACACGCGAAGGGATCGAAGGACCTATGACCTTAACTACCGTATCGATGGCGATAGTTGATTGCCGCACACAGCAAGATTATTTGGAGTTAGGCAAGACGGCCGCGCAACTTAAAAAGAGGGCCAAGCGCGAGCCGGGCAGCGCGATAGTGCGTGACCGGCGGGTTACTTGCAGTAGCGCTCCAACAGCTTTTCCGCCACTTGTCGATTAA
- a CDS encoding NAD(P)H-dependent oxidoreductase subunit E, protein MKKITLQFCGGTACHMKGAPELMLVLDHLPEEIFKQVHVSLTHCLGNCGAGPNVCIDGVLYSRVTPERLISTIKTIWQDR, encoded by the coding sequence ATGAAGAAGATTACGCTGCAGTTTTGTGGCGGGACGGCCTGTCATATGAAGGGCGCACCGGAGCTCATGTTGGTACTTGACCATTTGCCAGAAGAGATTTTCAAGCAAGTACACGTGTCGCTTACACATTGCCTAGGAAATTGCGGGGCAGGACCTAATGTGTGCATCGATGGCGTGCTCTATAGCCGTGTTACTCCGGAGCGCCTCATCTCTACAATTAAGACAATTTGGCAGGATAGGTGA